The Acidobacteriota bacterium genome has a segment encoding these proteins:
- a CDS encoding DUF2938 family protein translates to MDLVVTGVVAGVLGTLVMDSLNHLFSRTGMLLKIDMGMIGRMSAGWARGRFRYRHPGEVQEVPNEMLYGYITHYTIGVGLAVTYVLGWDLLVGGPASPVWALAYGVATTVASHFFVFPSMGLGVFGRRSPEGIQAPLSSLANHLFYGVGLAVGVGLV, encoded by the coding sequence ATGGATCTCGTCGTAACGGGAGTGGTAGCCGGGGTGTTGGGGACGTTGGTGATGGATTCTTTGAACCATCTCTTCTCCCGAACTGGGATGCTCTTGAAAATCGACATGGGGATGATTGGGAGAATGTCCGCGGGGTGGGCACGTGGGCGCTTCCGCTATCGCCATCCGGGCGAAGTGCAAGAGGTCCCAAACGAGATGCTCTATGGCTATATCACGCATTACACCATCGGTGTGGGGCTCGCGGTCACCTACGTGCTCGGTTGGGATCTCTTGGTTGGAGGGCCTGCGTCACCGGTATGGGCACTAGCCTATGGCGTCGCGACGACGGTAGCCTCCCATTTCTTCGTTTTCCCTTCCATGGGGTTGGGAGTGTTTGGCAGGCGGTCTCCCGAAGGCATTCAGGCTCCTCTTTCCAGCCTAGCCAACCACCTTTTCTACGGAGTGGGTCTTGCGGTCGGGGTCGGACTCGTATGA
- the tuf gene encoding elongation factor Tu (EF-Tu; promotes GTP-dependent binding of aminoacyl-tRNA to the A-site of ribosomes during protein biosynthesis; when the tRNA anticodon matches the mRNA codon, GTP hydrolysis results; the inactive EF-Tu-GDP leaves the ribosome and release of GDP is promoted by elongation factor Ts; many prokaryotes have two copies of the gene encoding EF-Tu), translated as VTGGVKLKEGVEMVMPGDMAQLGGELMTPVAMEEGLRFAIREGGRTVGAGAVTKVIK; from the coding sequence CGTGACGGGAGGGGTGAAGCTGAAGGAGGGAGTGGAGATGGTGATGCCTGGGGACATGGCGCAGTTGGGAGGGGAGTTGATGACGCCGGTGGCGATGGAGGAGGGGTTGAGGTTTGCGATACGCGAGGGGGGCCGGACGGTTGGGGCAGGCGCCGTTACCAAGGTGATTAAATGA
- the rpsJ gene encoding 30S ribosomal protein S10: MPEERIRIKLKSYDYRSLDRSLREIVDTARRTGAVIRGPIPMPTKINKFCVNRSPHVDKKSREQFEIRTHRRLLDIYEPSQQTVDALMKLDLPAGVDVEIKAFGEDHA; encoded by the coding sequence ATGCCCGAGGAACGCATTCGCATTAAGCTCAAGTCCTACGACTACCGAAGCCTCGACCGCTCGCTTCGGGAGATCGTGGACACGGCGCGCCGCACGGGGGCCGTCATTCGAGGGCCTATTCCCATGCCGACGAAGATTAACAAGTTCTGCGTGAACCGCTCACCGCACGTGGACAAGAAGTCGCGCGAGCAGTTTGAGATACGGACCCACCGGCGCTTGCTTGACATTTACGAGCCGAGCCAGCAGACGGTCGACGCCTTGATGAAGCTCGATCTGCCCGCGGGAGTGGACGTGGAGATCAAAGCCTTCGGGGAGGACCACGCCTGA